In the Candidatus Rhodoblastus alkanivorans genome, one interval contains:
- a CDS encoding phosphoserine transaminase, translating into MTEKPAALPKSPNFSSGPCAKRPGWSFEGLKDAALGRSHRAKIGKAKLKLAIDLTREVLQVPADYRIGIVPASDTGAVEMAMWSLLGGRPVDALAWESFGEGWVTDIVKQLKLKDVRVLKASYGEIPDLASVNFDHDVIFTWNGTTSGVRVPNGGWIPANRAGLTIADATSAAFAQRLDWPRLDVTTFSWQKALGGEGGHGMLILSPRAVERLESYTPPWPLPKIFRMTKGGKLIEGIFEGETINTPSMLCVEDYLDALMWAKSIGGLDAMIARADANAKALADWVAKTGWVGFLAKAEPIRSNTSVCLKVTDPAIAALPAEAQAAFAKKIAALVEKEKAGYDIGAYRDAPPGLRIWCGATVESADVALLTQWLDWAFATAKAELAAA; encoded by the coding sequence ATGACAGAAAAGCCCGCCGCTCTGCCGAAAAGCCCCAATTTCTCGTCCGGTCCCTGCGCCAAGCGCCCCGGCTGGTCGTTCGAGGGCCTGAAGGACGCGGCGCTCGGTCGGTCGCACCGCGCCAAGATCGGCAAGGCCAAGCTGAAACTAGCCATCGACCTCACCCGCGAAGTCCTGCAGGTTCCCGCCGATTACCGCATCGGAATCGTTCCCGCCTCCGACACCGGCGCCGTGGAAATGGCGATGTGGTCGCTGCTCGGCGGCCGGCCGGTGGACGCCCTGGCCTGGGAAAGCTTTGGCGAGGGCTGGGTCACCGACATCGTCAAGCAATTGAAACTCAAGGACGTGCGCGTTCTCAAGGCGTCCTATGGCGAAATTCCCGACCTCGCCTCGGTCAATTTCGACCATGACGTGATCTTCACCTGGAACGGCACCACCTCCGGCGTGCGCGTGCCCAATGGCGGCTGGATCCCCGCGAACCGTGCGGGCCTGACCATCGCCGACGCCACCTCCGCCGCCTTCGCGCAAAGGCTCGACTGGCCGAGGCTCGATGTGACCACCTTCTCCTGGCAGAAGGCGCTGGGCGGCGAAGGCGGCCATGGCATGCTGATTCTCTCCCCGCGCGCGGTGGAGCGGCTGGAAAGCTACACGCCCCCGTGGCCGCTGCCCAAAATCTTCCGCATGACCAAGGGCGGCAAGCTGATCGAGGGCATTTTCGAGGGCGAGACCATCAACACCCCCTCCATGCTTTGCGTCGAGGATTATCTCGACGCCCTGATGTGGGCGAAGAGCATTGGCGGGCTCGACGCGATGATCGCCCGCGCCGACGCCAACGCCAAGGCTCTGGCCGATTGGGTCGCGAAAACCGGCTGGGTGGGCTTTCTGGCCAAGGCCGAGCCGATCCGCTCCAACACTTCCGTCTGCCTGAAAGTGACCGATCCCGCCATCGCCGCCCTGCCCGCCGAGGCCCAGGCCGCCTTTGCGAAAAAAATCGCCGCTTTGGTCGAAAAGGAAAAGGCCGGCTATGACATCGGCGCCTATCGCGACGCGCCGCCAGGCCTGCGCATCTGGTGCGGCGCGACGGTGGAATCCGCCGACGTGGCGCTGCTGACGCAATGGCTCGACTGGGCTTTCGCGACCGCCAAGGCCGAACTCGCCGCCGCTTGA
- a CDS encoding acyl-CoA thioesterase, whose product MTDPRQLEMTVLMTPDMANFSGKVHGGALLNLLDRVAFSCASRFSGRYAVTLSVDQVTFQQPIHVGELVTFRASVNHVGRTSMEIGIRVEAEDIRKGTRRHTNSCYFTMVAVDDDGRPAQVPELKIETPIEQRRYRAAELRRSLRREIAEQLEKTTVQDPQG is encoded by the coding sequence ATGACCGATCCGCGCCAGTTGGAAATGACCGTGTTGATGACGCCGGATATGGCGAATTTCTCCGGCAAGGTGCATGGCGGCGCCCTGCTCAACCTCCTGGACCGCGTCGCCTTTTCCTGCGCCTCGCGCTTTTCCGGGCGTTACGCCGTCACTTTGTCGGTCGATCAGGTCACTTTCCAGCAGCCGATCCATGTCGGCGAGCTGGTGACCTTTCGCGCCAGCGTCAATCATGTCGGCCGCACCTCGATGGAGATCGGCATTCGCGTCGAAGCCGAGGACATCCGTAAAGGCACGCGCCGCCACACCAATTCCTGCTATTTCACCATGGTCGCGGTGGACGACGACGGCCGCCCGGCGCAGGTCCCGGAGCTGAAAATCGAAACCCCCATCGAACAGCGCCGCTACCGCGCCGCCGAATTGCGCCGGTCCTTGCGCCGCGAGATCGCGGAGCAATTGGAAAAGACCACTGTGCAGGATCCGCAGGGCTGA
- a CDS encoding NAD(P)/FAD-dependent oxidoreductase: protein MKKTAAVIGAGPAGLSAAEVLAEAGLDVTLYERMASPARKFLMAGRGGLNLTHAEDWSSFISRFGAQAERLKPFLDAFGPQDLRDWCAALGQETFVGSSGRVFPKSFKASPLLRAWLRRLEALGVKLRPRHDFRDFDRGAAVFETPQGPAPVEADVFVLALGGASWPRLGANGDWVSPLAAAGLPSSPLRPANCGLLIEWSPLFRDKFEGQPLKNVALDFGGKSARGECVVTRRGLEGGAVYALSGAVRDSCSDDGTGISLDLRPDQTQADLSQKLCLPRGKQSFATFLRKTAHLSPPGIALLRESGPLPETPQELAARIKAVPLRVKGVAGLERAISTAGGVLWDAVDENLMAKSFPGLFVAGEMLDWEAPTGGYLLTACFALGRAAGKAAASFAKRNAA from the coding sequence ATGAAGAAAACAGCAGCCGTCATCGGCGCCGGCCCGGCGGGTTTGAGCGCAGCGGAAGTCCTGGCCGAGGCCGGGCTCGACGTGACCCTTTATGAGCGCATGGCGAGCCCCGCCCGCAAATTCCTGATGGCCGGGCGCGGCGGGCTCAATCTCACCCATGCCGAGGATTGGTCGTCCTTCATCTCGCGTTTCGGCGCCCAGGCCGAGCGCCTGAAACCTTTCCTCGACGCTTTCGGGCCGCAGGACCTGCGCGACTGGTGCGCCGCCCTCGGCCAGGAAACTTTTGTCGGCTCCAGCGGCCGGGTCTTTCCCAAAAGTTTCAAGGCCTCGCCGCTGCTGCGCGCCTGGCTGCGGCGGCTCGAAGCGCTTGGCGTGAAGCTGCGTCCGCGCCATGATTTTCGCGACTTCGATCGGGGCGCGGCTGTTTTCGAGACGCCGCAAGGTCCCGCGCCGGTCGAGGCCGATGTTTTTGTCCTGGCGCTCGGCGGCGCCTCCTGGCCGCGCCTCGGCGCCAATGGCGACTGGGTCTCGCCCCTGGCCGCGGCCGGCCTGCCCTCCAGCCCGCTGCGGCCCGCCAATTGCGGGCTGCTGATCGAATGGTCCCCGCTTTTCCGCGACAAATTCGAGGGTCAACCGCTCAAGAACGTCGCGCTGGATTTCGGCGGCAAGAGCGCGCGCGGCGAATGCGTCGTCACCCGGCGCGGATTGGAAGGCGGCGCCGTCTATGCGTTGTCGGGCGCAGTGCGCGATAGTTGTAGCGACGACGGAACGGGAATCTCCCTCGACCTGCGGCCAGATCAAACCCAAGCCGACCTGTCGCAAAAACTTTGCTTGCCGCGCGGCAAGCAAAGTTTCGCAACTTTCCTGCGCAAGACCGCCCATCTCAGCCCGCCCGGAATCGCCTTGCTGCGCGAAAGCGGACCCTTGCCGGAAACGCCCCAGGAGCTCGCGGCGCGAATCAAGGCGGTGCCCTTGCGGGTGAAAGGCGTCGCCGGGCTTGAGCGCGCCATTTCGACCGCGGGCGGCGTGCTGTGGGACGCTGTGGACGAGAATCTGATGGCGAAGAGTTTCCCTGGCCTGTTCGTCGCCGGGGAAATGCTGGACTGGGAGGCGCCGACTGGCGGCTATCTCCTCACCGCCTGTTTCGCGCTTGGCCGCGCGGCCGGCAAGGCGGCGGCCAGTTTCGCCAAGCGGAATGCGGCTTGA
- a CDS encoding RluA family pseudouridine synthase, with protein MTTKIQIVVEDDGAGQRLDHYLAARPELGAMSISRTRIKGLIESGLVWLDEAPALIPKTKMRAGQIVEIEVPEAAPAEPKAEKIPLDICFEDEFLIVLDKPAGLVVHPGAGHETGTLVNALIAHCGDSLSGIGGVKRPGIVHRLDKDTSGLLVVAKTDAAHQGLSKLFADHGRTLPLTREYLAICWGAPERTSGTIDAPLGRHAIQREKMAVVSEERGREAVTHWRLLEKFGADREGRPVASLIACALETGRTHQIRVHLSSIGHPLLGDEVYGAGFKTKANQLSLKAQQALAALDRQALHARALGFEHPITGEDLLFESDPPADFAALVEALRAS; from the coding sequence ATGACGACAAAGATCCAGATCGTGGTCGAAGACGACGGAGCCGGACAGCGACTCGACCATTATCTTGCCGCGAGGCCGGAACTCGGCGCGATGAGCATCTCGCGCACCCGGATAAAGGGCCTGATCGAAAGTGGGCTGGTCTGGCTCGACGAGGCGCCGGCCCTGATTCCGAAAACGAAGATGCGGGCCGGGCAGATCGTCGAGATCGAGGTGCCAGAAGCCGCGCCCGCCGAGCCGAAGGCGGAAAAAATTCCACTCGACATATGTTTCGAGGACGAATTTCTCATCGTGCTCGACAAGCCGGCCGGGCTCGTCGTCCATCCCGGCGCGGGTCACGAGACGGGAACGCTTGTCAACGCCCTGATTGCCCATTGCGGCGATTCGCTTTCCGGCATTGGCGGGGTGAAACGGCCCGGCATCGTCCATCGGCTCGACAAGGACACGTCCGGCCTTTTGGTGGTCGCCAAGACAGATGCGGCCCATCAGGGCCTGTCGAAACTCTTCGCCGATCATGGCCGCACCTTGCCTTTGACCCGGGAATATCTTGCGATCTGCTGGGGCGCGCCGGAGCGGACCAGCGGGACGATAGACGCGCCGCTCGGGCGTCACGCCATCCAGCGCGAGAAAATGGCCGTCGTGTCCGAAGAGCGCGGACGCGAGGCCGTGACCCATTGGCGGCTGTTGGAGAAATTCGGCGCCGACCGCGAGGGCCGGCCGGTCGCGAGCCTGATCGCCTGCGCGCTGGAGACCGGGCGCACTCATCAGATTCGCGTCCATCTCAGCTCGATCGGCCATCCCCTGCTCGGCGACGAGGTCTATGGCGCCGGCTTCAAGACCAAGGCGAACCAGTTGAGCCTCAAGGCGCAACAAGCCCTCGCGGCGCTCGACCGCCAGGCGCTGCATGCCCGCGCGCTCGGCTTCGAACATCCGATCACCGGCGAGGATTTATTGTTCGAGAGCGATCCGCCCGCGGATTTCGCCGCGCTGGTCGAGGCTTTGCGCGCCAGCTGA
- a CDS encoding acyltransferase family protein, whose protein sequence is MPLPVLGVCAGAVAAFGVAMATGHVLANAGFPLPSREKRIGQIDGLRGFLALSVMVHHFAVWLQMTRITGTWAQLKINFFEQLGSTGVALFFMTTGLLFYPRILAGFRANSWPALYITRVFRLVPMSIAAFVLVTLVVMLRTGHGLDADFPGAALRWIFAAGMPPLLGYEDSGRVNAYVLWSLTYEWLFYLAVLPVCAIAMDLSRGKLPSWALPFAVILVGVVFRHVLHDFGFSKFLPLFGTGMLAFEAQSRPALAARLRAPAMTLPALAALLASMILFKTPLDLAWPLLALFFFAVASGNDMGGLLATKAALVLGECSYGIYLTHGIVLFALFTFGGALTGLFPTPFLPVLLPLVALVVVLLTATTYLLVERPGMKAGRLLANRWRALAARRISFAPD, encoded by the coding sequence ATGCCTCTTCCCGTTCTCGGCGTTTGCGCCGGCGCCGTCGCCGCCTTTGGCGTCGCCATGGCGACCGGCCATGTTCTCGCCAACGCCGGCTTCCCCCTGCCCTCCCGCGAAAAGAGAATCGGCCAGATCGATGGGCTGCGCGGCTTCCTCGCGCTCTCCGTCATGGTCCATCATTTCGCGGTGTGGCTCCAGATGACCCGGATCACCGGGACCTGGGCGCAACTGAAAATCAACTTTTTCGAACAATTGGGCTCAACCGGCGTCGCGCTTTTCTTCATGACCACCGGCCTTTTGTTCTATCCAAGGATTCTCGCCGGATTCCGCGCCAATTCCTGGCCGGCGCTTTATATCACCCGCGTGTTCCGCCTCGTCCCGATGAGCATTGCCGCCTTCGTCCTGGTCACTTTGGTCGTCATGCTGCGGACGGGACATGGCCTCGACGCCGATTTTCCCGGCGCGGCGCTGCGCTGGATTTTCGCCGCCGGCATGCCGCCGCTGCTCGGCTATGAGGATTCCGGGCGGGTGAACGCCTATGTTCTGTGGTCGCTGACCTATGAATGGCTGTTCTATCTCGCTGTCCTCCCGGTCTGCGCCATCGCCATGGATCTGTCGCGCGGGAAGCTTCCAAGCTGGGCGCTGCCTTTCGCCGTGATCCTGGTCGGCGTGGTTTTCCGGCATGTTCTGCACGATTTCGGCTTCTCGAAATTTCTGCCTTTGTTCGGCACCGGCATGCTGGCCTTCGAGGCGCAAAGCCGGCCCGCGCTCGCCGCCCGGCTTCGAGCGCCGGCGATGACCTTGCCCGCGCTCGCGGCTTTGCTCGCCTCGATGATCCTGTTCAAAACCCCGCTCGACCTCGCTTGGCCGCTTCTCGCCTTGTTTTTCTTCGCGGTCGCCAGCGGCAATGACATGGGCGGGCTTCTGGCGACGAAAGCGGCTCTCGTTCTCGGTGAATGTTCCTATGGAATCTATCTCACCCACGGCATCGTCCTGTTCGCCTTGTTCACTTTCGGCGGCGCCCTGACCGGACTTTTTCCAACGCCCTTTCTGCCGGTGCTGCTGCCGCTCGTCGCACTCGTCGTCGTCCTCCTGACGGCGACCACCTATCTGTTGGTCGAGCGGCCGGGGATGAAAGCCGGACGGCTGCTCGCCAACAGATGGCGCGCGCTGGCGGCGCGGCGGATTTCCTTCGCCCCCGATTGA
- the glmM gene encoding phosphoglucosamine mutase, whose protein sequence is MSRKYFGTDGIRGLANRVITPDLALKVGQAAGLIFQNGDYRHRVVIGKDTRLSGYMIEYALVAGFTSVGMDVLLLGPMPTPAVAMLTRSMRADLGVMISASHNPFEDNGIKLFGPQGYKLSDEVESGIEALIDSDMAAKLAKPADFGRARRVDDVRARYVEFAKHTLPRSMSFEGMRVVVDCANGAAYKVAPEALWELGAEVFSLGVEPDGMNINREVGSTAPEALSRRVRELRADIGIALDGDADRVLIVDQNGHLVDGDQLMAVVAQDWQAEGRLSQPGIVATVMSNLGLERYLQSIGLSLARTPVGDRYVLEHMREHGYNIGGEQSGHVILSDYSTTGDGLVAAMQVMAVVKRRGRPVSEVCHAFDPLPQILKNVRFKGGKPLEAANVSKAIEAAKEKLGAGGRLVIRPSGTEPVIRVMAQGDDRALVEQIVNDVCEAVAAAA, encoded by the coding sequence ATGAGCCGCAAATATTTCGGCACCGACGGCATCAGAGGCCTCGCCAACAGGGTCATCACGCCGGACCTCGCCCTCAAGGTCGGCCAGGCCGCCGGACTCATTTTTCAAAACGGCGATTACCGTCACCGCGTCGTCATCGGCAAGGACACGCGGCTTTCCGGTTATATGATCGAATATGCCCTGGTCGCCGGCTTCACCTCGGTCGGCATGGACGTGCTCCTGCTTGGCCCGATGCCGACGCCCGCCGTCGCCATGCTCACCCGTTCGATGCGCGCCGATCTCGGCGTGATGATCTCGGCCTCGCACAATCCTTTCGAGGACAACGGCATCAAACTGTTCGGCCCGCAGGGCTACAAGCTCTCGGACGAGGTCGAGTCGGGGATCGAGGCCCTGATCGATTCCGACATGGCCGCCAAGCTCGCCAAACCCGCCGATTTCGGCCGCGCCCGCCGCGTGGACGACGTGCGCGCGCGCTATGTCGAATTCGCCAAGCACACTTTGCCGCGCAGCATGTCCTTCGAGGGCATGCGGGTGGTGGTCGATTGCGCCAATGGCGCCGCCTATAAGGTCGCGCCGGAAGCGCTCTGGGAGCTTGGCGCGGAAGTGTTTTCGCTCGGCGTCGAGCCGGACGGCATGAACATCAACCGCGAAGTCGGCTCGACGGCGCCCGAGGCGCTTTCGCGCCGGGTCCGCGAATTGCGCGCCGATATCGGCATCGCGCTCGACGGCGACGCCGACCGGGTGCTGATCGTGGACCAGAACGGCCATCTGGTGGACGGCGACCAGCTCATGGCCGTCGTCGCCCAGGACTGGCAAGCCGAGGGCCGCCTGTCGCAGCCGGGCATCGTCGCCACTGTCATGTCCAATCTCGGGCTGGAGCGCTATCTTCAGTCGATCGGCCTGTCGCTCGCCCGCACCCCGGTCGGCGACCGCTATGTGCTCGAACATATGCGCGAGCATGGCTACAACATCGGCGGCGAGCAGTCCGGCCATGTCATCCTGTCGGATTATTCCACCACCGGAGACGGCCTGGTCGCCGCCATGCAGGTGATGGCGGTGGTGAAGCGGCGCGGCCGGCCGGTGTCGGAAGTCTGCCACGCCTTCGATCCCCTGCCGCAAATCCTGAAAAACGTGCGCTTCAAGGGCGGCAAGCCGCTGGAGGCCGCCAATGTCTCCAAGGCGATCGAAGCGGCCAAGGAAAAGCTCGGCGCCGGCGGCCGGCTGGTGATCCGCCCCTCGGGCACCGAGCCCGTCATTCGCGTCATGGCCCAAGGCGACGACCGCGCCCTGGTCGAACAGATCGTCAACGACGTGTGCGAAGCGGTGGCGGCGGCGGCGTGA
- the ftsH gene encoding ATP-dependent zinc metalloprotease FtsH, translating to MNPNFRNFALWVIIVLLVVALVVLFQKPSEHAPTQEINFSQLLTEADQGRIRDVTISGSEIAGHYSDGKAFSTYAPNDPSLVNSLYKKNVQITAKPPSDGNSWLVTLLVNGLPLIAFIGMWIFLSRQMQGAGGKAMGFGKSKAKLLTEAHGRVTFEDVAGVDEAKEDLQEIVEFLKDPQKFQRLGGRIPRGVLLVGPPGTGKTLLARAIAGEANVPFFTISGSDFVEMFVGVGASRVRDMFEQAKKNAPCIIFIDEIDAVGRHRGAGLGGGNDEREQTLNQLLVEMDGFEANEGIILIAATNRPDVLDPALLRPGRFDRQIVVPNPDVIGREKILKVHARKVPLSPDVDLKVVARGTPGFSGADLMNLVNEAALLAARRGKRVVTGDEFEDAKDKIMMGAERRTMVMTEDEKMLTAYHEGGHAIVALNVPATDPVHKATIIPRGRALGMVMQLPERDKLSMSYEQMTSRLAVLMGGRVSEEIIFGKDKVTSGAQSDIEAATKLARAMVTRWGFSDELGTVMYGENQEEVFLGYSMGRQQNISESTSQKIDSEVRRLVEAGQAEARRIITEKRDELEKLAKGLIEYETLTGDEIMGLLKGIEPKRESPDDTPASPRRSPIPAAGKSNWTGPDSDPGLAPAPQS from the coding sequence ATGAATCCGAATTTCCGCAATTTCGCTTTATGGGTGATCATCGTGCTTCTGGTGGTCGCTCTGGTGGTTCTGTTCCAGAAGCCGAGCGAGCACGCGCCGACCCAGGAAATCAATTTCAGCCAGCTCCTCACCGAAGCCGACCAGGGCCGCATCCGCGACGTCACCATTTCCGGTTCGGAAATCGCCGGGCATTACAGCGACGGCAAGGCCTTTTCGACTTATGCGCCGAACGATCCGTCGCTCGTCAACAGCCTTTACAAGAAGAATGTCCAGATCACCGCCAAGCCGCCGTCTGACGGCAATAGCTGGCTGGTGACCCTGCTCGTCAACGGCCTGCCCCTCATCGCTTTCATCGGCATGTGGATTTTCCTGTCGCGCCAGATGCAGGGGGCCGGCGGGAAGGCTATGGGATTCGGCAAGTCGAAAGCCAAGCTGCTGACCGAGGCCCACGGCCGCGTGACCTTCGAGGATGTCGCGGGCGTGGACGAGGCCAAGGAGGATTTGCAGGAAATCGTCGAATTCCTGAAGGATCCGCAAAAATTCCAGCGCCTGGGGGGGCGCATCCCGCGCGGCGTGCTGCTGGTCGGCCCGCCCGGCACCGGCAAGACGCTTCTCGCCCGCGCCATCGCCGGCGAGGCCAATGTGCCCTTCTTCACCATTTCGGGCTCGGACTTCGTCGAAATGTTCGTGGGCGTCGGCGCCAGCCGCGTGCGCGACATGTTCGAACAGGCCAAGAAAAACGCGCCCTGCATCATCTTCATCGACGAGATCGACGCGGTCGGCCGCCATCGCGGCGCGGGCCTGGGCGGCGGCAACGACGAGCGCGAGCAGACGCTGAACCAGCTTCTGGTCGAGATGGACGGTTTCGAGGCCAATGAGGGCATCATCCTCATCGCCGCGACCAACCGCCCCGACGTGCTCGACCCCGCCTTGCTGCGCCCCGGCCGCTTCGACCGCCAGATCGTGGTGCCCAATCCGGACGTGATCGGCCGCGAGAAGATCCTCAAGGTCCATGCGCGCAAGGTGCCTTTGTCGCCCGACGTCGATCTCAAGGTCGTCGCGCGCGGCACGCCCGGATTTTCCGGCGCCGACCTGATGAATCTGGTCAACGAGGCCGCCCTGCTCGCCGCGCGACGCGGCAAGCGCGTGGTGACCGGGGACGAGTTCGAGGACGCCAAGGACAAGATCATGATGGGCGCCGAGCGCCGCACCATGGTCATGACCGAGGACGAAAAGATGCTGACAGCCTATCATGAGGGCGGCCACGCCATTGTCGCCCTCAATGTTCCGGCGACCGATCCGGTCCACAAGGCGACGATCATCCCCCGCGGCCGCGCGCTCGGCATGGTCATGCAGCTGCCGGAACGCGACAAATTGTCGATGAGCTATGAGCAGATGACCTCGCGCCTCGCGGTGCTGATGGGCGGGCGCGTGTCGGAAGAGATCATCTTCGGCAAGGATAAGGTCACGTCCGGCGCGCAGAGCGACATCGAGGCGGCGACCAAGCTCGCCCGCGCCATGGTGACCCGCTGGGGCTTCTCCGACGAGCTCGGCACGGTGATGTATGGCGAAAACCAGGAAGAGGTCTTCCTCGGCTATTCCATGGGCCGCCAGCAGAATATTTCCGAATCCACTTCGCAGAAGATCGACAGCGAGGTGCGCCGCCTCGTCGAGGCCGGCCAGGCCGAGGCGCGCCGGATCATCACCGAGAAGCGCGACGAACTCGAAAAGCTCGCCAAGGGCCTGATCGAATATGAGACCCTGACAGGCGATGAGATCATGGGCCTGCTGAAGGGCATCGAGCCCAAGCGCGAGTCGCCGGACGACACCCCGGCCAGCCCCCGGCGCTCGCCCATCCCCGCCGCCGGCAAGTCCAACTGGACCGGTCCGGACAGCGATCCGGGCCTCGCCCCCGCACCCCAATCCTGA
- the tilS gene encoding tRNA lysidine(34) synthetase TilS — translation MLTQDDLDPGPLFAGFERLSGLLVAVSGGPDSLTLMRLARRWRDAGAGVALRVATVDHGLRPDSGAEAAQVGRWARELGLEHDILVWRGAKPAAGVQEKAREARYALLFDHARLIGAQAVATAHHADDQWETLLIRLARGSGIAGLSGMARDQIMRGGRLVRPLLGLSKQALIDFCRREGQDFFDDPANANPVFARARWRAVAPALHELGLTPERLEKLAERARKADEAIEWAARDVFARTKGPERNIFDLRPAEGAPQAVLERLLALIFAEIAGAAPARLERLEVFAKNLRLARENGQPLRATLGGCAARLDARGLLSLHKEKERRRGAPTSSVAARTSDFPGLPSD, via the coding sequence TTGCTGACCCAGGACGATCTCGACCCCGGCCCTCTGTTCGCGGGCTTTGAACGGCTCTCCGGCCTCCTGGTCGCGGTGTCGGGCGGGCCGGATTCCCTGACCCTGATGCGCCTCGCGCGCCGCTGGCGCGACGCCGGGGCCGGCGTCGCTCTTCGCGTCGCGACCGTCGATCATGGGTTGCGGCCGGATTCGGGCGCCGAAGCGGCCCAGGTCGGGCGCTGGGCGCGCGAACTTGGCCTTGAGCACGATATTCTGGTCTGGCGCGGCGCAAAACCCGCCGCCGGCGTGCAGGAAAAGGCGCGCGAGGCCCGCTACGCCCTGCTTTTCGACCATGCGCGCTTGATCGGCGCGCAAGCGGTCGCCACCGCCCATCATGCCGACGACCAATGGGAGACGCTTCTCATTCGCCTCGCGCGCGGCAGCGGAATCGCCGGACTTTCCGGCATGGCCCGCGACCAGATCATGCGCGGCGGCCGGCTCGTCCGGCCGCTGCTGGGCTTAAGCAAACAGGCGCTGATCGATTTCTGCCGGCGCGAGGGCCAGGATTTTTTCGACGATCCGGCCAATGCCAACCCCGTTTTCGCCCGCGCCCGCTGGCGCGCCGTCGCGCCCGCCCTGCATGAACTCGGCCTTACGCCCGAGCGCCTGGAAAAGCTCGCCGAACGGGCGCGCAAGGCCGACGAGGCCATCGAATGGGCGGCGCGCGACGTTTTCGCACGCACAAAAGGGCCGGAACGCAATATATTCGATCTGCGCCCGGCCGAAGGCGCGCCGCAGGCGGTTCTGGAACGTCTTCTGGCGCTGATTTTCGCCGAAATCGCCGGCGCGGCGCCGGCCCGGCTGGAACGGCTGGAAGTTTTCGCCAAAAATCTGCGGCTGGCGCGCGAAAACGGCCAGCCGTTGCGGGCGACGCTCGGCGGCTGCGCGGCGCGTCTCGACGCGCGCGGCCTTTTGTCGCTACACAAGGAAAAGGAGCGCCGCCGCGGCGCGCCGACCTCCAGCGTGGCGGCCCGAACGAGCGATTTTCCCGGCCTTCCGTCCGATTGA
- the ybgF gene encoding tol-pal system protein YbgF, whose amino-acid sequence MSILSPGALCFAAPRKKLMTALIAAALFSAAGTARAQFFDRPAANVPNQGGDAQPNRDTSSLLRIDRLESQVRNLNGQVEQLQFQVKQLEDVLRKFQTDVDARFDENARSGGHGATPQRRSELSGPSATPSVAANVPPPAAPDAPAPAAAPDYGSPTVANGRRHDAFNPSADPNAPGAPLPLGSSGSASAPLDIRPPSLRGPNPDALASVEAPSGAMPQATTPAPAPGDPIKAEYEAAAEQLRSQHYDAAQQAFSAFVEKNPHSRYIAPAIYHLGESYYYRNRHREAAEQFLKIATDYARSPVAPYAMIKLGVSLNALGAKEQACAFFSEMPRKYPNASPAEKLAAAREARKASC is encoded by the coding sequence ATGTCCATTCTGTCGCCGGGCGCCCTTTGCTTCGCCGCGCCGCGCAAAAAATTGATGACCGCCTTGATCGCCGCCGCGCTTTTTTCCGCAGCCGGAACCGCGAGGGCGCAATTTTTCGACCGCCCCGCGGCCAATGTCCCGAATCAGGGCGGCGACGCCCAGCCCAATCGAGACACATCCTCCCTGCTGCGCATCGACCGGCTGGAAAGCCAGGTGCGGAATCTGAACGGCCAGGTCGAGCAGTTGCAGTTCCAGGTCAAGCAGCTTGAGGACGTGTTGCGCAAGTTCCAGACCGACGTGGACGCCCGTTTCGACGAAAACGCGCGGTCCGGCGGACACGGCGCGACGCCGCAGCGCCGTTCTGAACTGAGCGGCCCGAGCGCCACGCCCTCCGTTGCGGCCAATGTTCCGCCGCCCGCGGCGCCCGATGCTCCGGCGCCCGCCGCCGCGCCGGACTACGGGTCGCCGACGGTCGCCAACGGCCGCCGCCATGACGCTTTCAACCCGTCCGCCGATCCCAATGCGCCGGGCGCGCCCCTGCCGCTCGGCTCAAGCGGCTCCGCAAGCGCGCCGCTCGACATTCGCCCGCCCAGCCTGCGCGGCCCCAACCCCGACGCTTTGGCCTCGGTGGAAGCGCCGTCAGGCGCGATGCCTCAGGCGACGACGCCCGCCCCCGCGCCGGGCGACCCGATCAAGGCCGAATATGAGGCCGCCGCCGAACAGCTCAGGTCGCAGCATTATGACGCCGCCCAGCAGGCCTTCTCCGCCTTCGTCGAGAAGAATCCCCACAGCCGCTATATCGCGCCGGCCATCTATCATCTGGGCGAAAGCTATTATTACCGGAACCGCCACCGCGAGGCGGCGGAACAATTCCTGAAGATCGCGACCGATTACGCCAGGAGCCCGGTCGCGCCCTACGCCATGATCAAGCTCGGCGTTTCGCTCAACGCTTTGGGCGCCAAGGAGCAGGCCTGCGCCTTCTTCTCGGAAATGCCGCGCAAATATCCCAATGCCTCCCCGGCGGAAAAACTCGCCGCGGCGCGCGAGGCGAGAAAGGCTTCTTGCTGA